A window from Methylococcus mesophilus encodes these proteins:
- a CDS encoding UDP-N-acetylmuramoyl-L-alanyl-D-glutamate--2,6-diaminopimelate ligase, with product MTDPQTVPDIPVFGLSLDSRSVRTGDAFFALSGSREHGLRYAEEAAGRGAVAVVYDSSGGGACAPEPEPGFAVPVTDLGRHVGSIAARFFGHPSETLKVVAVTGTNGKTSCTHFIADALRDEHPAAVIGTLGWGKPERLRRIAHTTPDAIEIHAILATLKAQGIGLVALEASSHGQAQGRINGVCCRGALYTRVTRDHLDYHGTFESYLNAKLGLLSNPALEFVAVTLDDPSVDTILASVPAGVRVVGYSLQGGSSADFPVIYAEALEQTPEGLHLRVNWEGRSVDVDAPVYGDFNAENLLGTMAVLLGLGYSADAAASRAAKVRPVAGRMERFCEDGVTAVVDYAHTPDALRNVLTSLRRHCRGRLRLVFGCGGDRDKGKRPEMGAVAERLADSVIVTDDNPRLESGDAIVQDILKGCTGSTVTVVRDRRAAIHQAIAQAGEGDIVLVAGKGHEAFQDVGGVAREFSDRVEVGKALSARHRGTE from the coding sequence TTGACCGACCCTCAGACCGTGCCGGATATTCCGGTATTCGGCCTGAGCCTCGACAGCCGGTCGGTTCGCACCGGCGATGCATTTTTCGCGCTGTCGGGAAGCCGGGAGCACGGACTCAGGTATGCGGAAGAGGCAGCAGGGCGGGGGGCAGTCGCAGTCGTCTATGACTCTTCGGGGGGCGGCGCCTGTGCGCCGGAACCGGAACCCGGTTTCGCCGTGCCGGTTACCGATCTGGGACGCCACGTGGGCAGCATCGCTGCCCGTTTTTTCGGCCATCCCTCGGAGACCCTGAAGGTCGTCGCGGTCACCGGGACCAACGGCAAGACCTCCTGCACCCATTTCATCGCCGATGCATTGCGGGATGAACATCCGGCGGCGGTCATCGGGACCCTGGGCTGGGGAAAGCCCGAAAGGCTGCGGCGGATCGCACATACGACCCCTGATGCCATCGAGATTCATGCCATACTCGCAACCCTCAAGGCGCAAGGGATCGGGCTGGTGGCTTTGGAGGCCTCATCGCACGGGCAGGCGCAGGGGCGCATCAACGGCGTCTGTTGCCGAGGTGCACTGTACACCCGCGTTACGCGGGACCACCTTGATTATCACGGTACTTTCGAGTCCTATCTGAATGCCAAGCTGGGCTTGCTGTCCAACCCCGCGTTGGAGTTCGTCGCGGTCACGCTTGACGATCCTTCCGTGGATACCATTCTGGCGAGCGTCCCCGCCGGGGTGAGGGTCGTCGGCTACAGCCTGCAGGGCGGGAGTTCGGCGGACTTTCCCGTGATTTATGCTGAGGCCCTGGAGCAGACGCCTGAGGGCCTGCATTTGCGGGTCAATTGGGAGGGGCGTTCCGTCGACGTGGATGCCCCGGTTTATGGTGATTTCAACGCCGAGAATCTGCTCGGGACGATGGCGGTTCTGCTGGGGCTGGGGTATTCCGCCGACGCTGCCGCCTCGCGGGCCGCCAAGGTCCGTCCAGTTGCCGGGCGCATGGAGCGGTTTTGCGAGGATGGCGTGACCGCGGTCGTCGATTATGCCCATACTCCGGACGCGTTGCGGAACGTGCTGACGAGCCTGCGCCGCCATTGCCGGGGCAGGCTGCGGCTGGTGTTCGGTTGCGGCGGCGATCGGGACAAGGGCAAGCGCCCGGAAATGGGGGCCGTCGCCGAGCGCCTTGCGGACAGCGTGATCGTGACCGACGACAATCCGCGCCTCGAGTCGGGGGATGCCATCGTCCAGGACATTCTCAAGGGTTGCACCGGTTCCACCGTCACGGTCGTGCGCGACCGCCGTGCGGCCATCCATCAGGCCATTGCACAGGCAGGGGAAGGCGACATTGTCCTGGTGGCAGGAAAGGGGCATGAAGCATTTCAGGACGTCGGCGGCGTGGCCCGCGAATTTTCCGATCGGGTAGAGGTAGGGAAAGCGCTGTCGGCCCGGCACCGCGGTACCGAATAA
- a CDS encoding peptidoglycan D,D-transpeptidase FtsI family protein, whose amino-acid sequence MMYITNPQKESDYGARWSLLLIGMMAAMLVLVGRAVNLQVVDRQFLKHQGDLRHMGAVPVPAHRGRILDRNGDLLATSCPVKSIWVNPKEFEANAAQYEALAGLIGDTPDDLKRRLGDHGANRAFVYLKRRVSPELADQVTALGLPGVYAEEEYRRYYPTGEVAAHVLGITDIDDQGQEGLELAFDEHLKGIEGVRRIIRDGKRRVIEDVDSVRQPVAGKDLSISIDQRLQYLAYRELKKTVQQHRAKAGALVMLDAKTGEVLAMVNQPSFNPNGRNGTVPGSTRNRAVTDLFEPGSTMKPFAVACALEMGAFRANAVINTSPGVMHVGSNVVKDVHNYGVLDVAGVLRKSSNVGVTKMALALPPDKFWGFYRDLGFGQGLGTGFPGEAQGRMPDRKGLRPFAQATLSFGYGVSATPLQLARAYLALANDGAMPAVSMLKQDRPAAATQVMSKKTAATVRNMLEGVVSADGTAIKASIPGFRVAGKTGTVKKSAGRGGYQTSRHIAVFAGMAPATDPRVVTVVMIDEPLAGEYYGGAVAAPAFAAVMEPGLRLLNVLPDQDMGQSILSAQKDEIF is encoded by the coding sequence ATGATGTACATAACGAATCCGCAAAAAGAGAGCGATTACGGGGCGCGCTGGTCGCTATTGCTGATCGGCATGATGGCGGCCATGCTCGTCCTGGTCGGGCGTGCGGTCAACCTGCAGGTCGTGGATCGGCAGTTTCTCAAGCATCAGGGCGACTTGCGCCACATGGGCGCGGTTCCGGTGCCGGCGCATCGCGGCCGGATCCTGGACCGGAACGGCGATTTGCTCGCGACCAGCTGTCCGGTGAAATCGATCTGGGTCAATCCCAAGGAGTTCGAGGCAAACGCAGCGCAGTACGAGGCTTTGGCCGGGCTGATCGGAGATACGCCGGACGACCTGAAACGGCGCCTCGGCGACCACGGCGCCAATCGGGCCTTCGTGTATCTCAAGCGCCGTGTCAGTCCCGAACTTGCCGATCAGGTGACGGCGCTGGGCCTGCCCGGTGTCTACGCCGAAGAAGAGTACCGGCGCTACTACCCGACCGGCGAGGTCGCCGCCCACGTGCTCGGTATCACCGACATCGACGACCAGGGACAGGAAGGGCTGGAGCTCGCCTTCGATGAGCATTTGAAGGGCATCGAGGGTGTCAGGCGCATCATCCGGGACGGCAAGCGCAGGGTCATCGAGGATGTCGACAGCGTGCGTCAGCCGGTGGCCGGCAAGGACCTGAGCATCAGCATCGACCAGCGCCTGCAGTATCTGGCCTACCGCGAGCTGAAGAAGACTGTGCAGCAGCACCGGGCCAAGGCGGGCGCCTTGGTCATGCTCGACGCCAAGACCGGCGAGGTGCTGGCGATGGTCAATCAGCCGTCCTTCAATCCCAATGGCCGCAACGGCACCGTGCCCGGCTCGACCCGCAACCGCGCGGTCACCGATTTGTTCGAGCCGGGATCGACGATGAAGCCGTTCGCGGTGGCCTGCGCCTTGGAAATGGGGGCATTCCGAGCCAACGCGGTGATCAATACCTCGCCGGGCGTCATGCACGTCGGTTCCAATGTGGTCAAGGACGTACACAACTACGGCGTGCTCGACGTCGCCGGAGTGCTGCGCAAGTCGAGCAACGTGGGGGTCACCAAGATGGCTTTGGCCTTGCCTCCCGACAAGTTCTGGGGGTTTTACCGCGACTTGGGGTTCGGCCAGGGGCTGGGCACCGGTTTTCCCGGAGAAGCGCAAGGGCGCATGCCGGACCGGAAGGGGCTGCGGCCGTTCGCGCAGGCTACGCTCTCCTTCGGTTACGGGGTGTCGGCGACGCCATTGCAGTTGGCGCGGGCTTACTTGGCGCTGGCAAACGACGGCGCGATGCCGGCCGTCAGCATGCTGAAGCAGGATCGCCCGGCGGCGGCGACCCAGGTGATGTCGAAAAAGACCGCCGCGACGGTGCGCAACATGCTGGAAGGCGTGGTTTCGGCCGATGGCACGGCGATCAAAGCCAGCATTCCGGGTTTCCGGGTCGCCGGAAAAACCGGGACGGTGAAGAAAAGCGCCGGACGCGGCGGCTATCAGACCTCGCGCCATATCGCCGTGTTCGCAGGCATGGCGCCGGCGACCGATCCACGGGTGGTCACCGTCGTGATGATCGATGAACCTTTGGCCGGGGAATATTATGGCGGCGCAGTGGCGGCGCCGGCATTTGCCGCCGTCATGGAGCCGGGGTTGAGGTTGCTCAACGTCCTGCCGGATCAGGACATGGGCCAGTCCATCCTTTCAGCCCAGAAGGACGAAATCTTTTGA
- the ftsL gene encoding cell division protein FtsL — MTRVLLLSVVAVCSALGVVYAKYRTRMLFAEVQRLELALNQYDVELGQLQLEQNTWAEHGRVERLARSRLGMTLPARESIIYIKP, encoded by the coding sequence ATGACACGAGTACTCCTGCTGTCGGTGGTTGCCGTTTGTTCGGCGCTGGGCGTGGTTTATGCGAAGTACCGCACGCGCATGCTGTTCGCTGAGGTTCAGCGTCTGGAACTGGCCCTGAATCAATACGATGTGGAACTGGGCCAGCTTCAGTTGGAGCAGAACACCTGGGCCGAGCATGGCCGCGTCGAACGTCTGGCTCGCAGCAGGCTGGGGATGACCCTGCCGGCGCGCGAGTCGATCATTTACATCAAACCCTGA
- the rsmH gene encoding 16S rRNA (cytosine(1402)-N(4))-methyltransferase RsmH, which yields MPEAENGHRPVMLAEVLEALAIRPAGIYLDCTFGRGGHSRAILGRLGAEGRLLAIDRDLEAVAAAGASGLPGDARFAIEHGRFSDLVRFVGERGWAGRVDGILMDLGVSSPQLDEARRGFSFLREGPLDMRMDPSQKTGAADWLAEVPERELARVLREYGEERFAGRIARAVVEERRQRPIATTTDLVRLIEAAIPFADKFKHPATRTFQAIRIAVNDELSELERGLNEAVEVLAARGRLVVISFHSLEDRIVKRFMRDEARGREISVGIFESRSTPRLIGLGKPLKAEEDEIRVNPRARSAILRAAEKRAA from the coding sequence ATGCCGGAAGCCGAAAACGGACACCGTCCCGTCATGCTGGCCGAGGTGTTGGAGGCGCTGGCGATCCGGCCGGCCGGCATTTATTTGGATTGCACCTTCGGTCGAGGCGGGCACAGCCGGGCGATTCTGGGGCGATTGGGCGCGGAGGGTCGTCTTCTGGCGATCGATCGGGACCTGGAGGCTGTGGCAGCGGCCGGCGCTTCCGGGCTGCCCGGAGATGCCCGGTTCGCTATTGAGCACGGCCGCTTTTCGGACCTCGTCAGATTCGTCGGTGAGAGAGGATGGGCGGGCCGGGTAGACGGCATCCTGATGGACCTGGGTGTGTCCTCACCACAGCTCGATGAAGCCCGGCGCGGCTTCAGCTTCCTGAGAGAAGGGCCGCTCGACATGCGGATGGATCCGAGCCAGAAGACCGGCGCGGCGGATTGGCTCGCCGAGGTTCCGGAACGGGAACTGGCGCGAGTGTTGCGGGAATACGGCGAGGAGCGCTTTGCGGGACGCATCGCCCGCGCGGTGGTCGAGGAACGGAGACAGCGGCCGATCGCCACGACAACCGACTTGGTCAGGTTGATCGAGGCCGCGATTCCATTCGCAGACAAGTTCAAGCATCCGGCGACCCGCACTTTCCAGGCGATCCGGATCGCTGTCAATGATGAGTTGAGTGAGTTGGAGCGGGGATTGAACGAGGCGGTAGAGGTTCTTGCCGCGAGGGGGCGCTTGGTGGTGATCTCTTTTCATTCGCTCGAAGACCGGATCGTCAAGAGGTTCATGCGGGATGAGGCGCGCGGCAGGGAGATTTCGGTGGGAATCTTCGAATCCCGCTCGACGCCGCGCCTCATCGGCCTGGGAAAGCCGCTCAAGGCGGAAGAGGACGAAATCCGGGTCAATCCCCGGGCGCGGAGCGCGATATTGCGCGCAGCCGAAAAGCGGGCGGCATGA
- the mraZ gene encoding division/cell wall cluster transcriptional repressor MraZ — protein sequence MFRGVNSISLDEKGRMAVPTRYRSELRESCEGQLVVTVGTDTCLLLFPLPEFEELERKLVKLPALNKQVKRLQRLLIGHATECELDGQGRFLIPEPLRRFASLDKQVVLIGQGNKFEIWDEGLWERCRQEWLEEASLEGLEDMGPELGALAF from the coding sequence TTGTTCAGAGGCGTTAATTCCATCAGCCTGGACGAAAAGGGGCGCATGGCGGTGCCCACCCGTTACAGGTCCGAACTCCGGGAGTCCTGCGAGGGGCAACTGGTGGTCACCGTTGGAACCGATACCTGTCTGCTGCTTTTCCCTTTGCCTGAGTTCGAGGAGTTGGAACGGAAGCTGGTGAAATTGCCGGCCTTGAACAAACAGGTGAAGCGGCTTCAACGTCTGCTGATCGGCCATGCCACCGAGTGTGAGCTGGACGGCCAGGGACGCTTCCTCATACCCGAGCCGTTACGCCGGTTCGCCAGCCTGGACAAACAGGTCGTCCTGATCGGCCAGGGCAACAAGTTCGAAATCTGGGATGAAGGCCTTTGGGAGCGCTGCCGCCAGGAATGGCTGGAAGAAGCGAGCCTGGAAGGTCTCGAGGATATGGGGCCGGAGCTCGGGGCGCTGGCGTTTTGA
- the ligA gene encoding NAD-dependent DNA ligase LigA, with protein sequence MSAPAELIEKASKLREEIEFHNARYYQLDDPLITDAEYDRLMAELLAIEARYPELVTPDSPTRRVGAPPVETFAEVRHEVPMLSLENAFSDEDLTAFDRRVRKELSREEVEYVAEPKLDGLAVNLLYQDGVLVRAATRGDGAVGEDVTHNVRVIRAIPLRLRGDGFPAHFEVRGEVFMPKQGFLALNERARGNGEKVFVNPRNAAAGSLRQLDARVTASRPLSFYAYGIGAFPDDRLPATQHELVESFKRWGLPVSPELRVVQGATGCLEYYRSLGERRHSLPYDIDGVVYKVDGLQLQVELGFVSRAPRWAIAHKFPAEEARTRVLAIDVQVGRTGVLTPVARLEPVFVGGVTITNATLHNADEVRKKDVRQGDTVVVRRAGDVIPEVVRVVPELREPGAEPFHLTERCPECGSAVETEPGEALARCSGGLYCPAQHKESIKHFASRRAMDIEGLGDKLVDQLVDRKLIGTVADLYRLSLDQLAGLDRMGTKSAANLLEALERSKRTTLARFLYALGIRDVGEVTAKALADHFGSLDALMAATEDELVAVADVGPVVSGHIRLFFAQAHNREVIAQLLDCGVGWETPAAAPEASELPLQGLVFVLTGTLAAMSRDEARARLEALGAKCTGSVSKNTNYVVAGEEPGSKLAKASELGIPVLDEDAFLAMLERGRP encoded by the coding sequence GTGAGCGCTCCTGCCGAACTGATCGAGAAAGCCAGCAAGCTGCGCGAGGAGATCGAGTTTCACAACGCCCGCTACTACCAGCTCGACGACCCCCTGATCACCGATGCCGAGTATGACCGCCTGATGGCGGAACTGCTCGCCATCGAGGCACGATACCCGGAGCTCGTCACCCCCGATTCGCCGACCCGGCGCGTCGGCGCCCCGCCGGTCGAAACCTTTGCCGAGGTTCGCCATGAAGTGCCGATGCTGTCGCTGGAGAACGCGTTCAGCGATGAAGATCTCACCGCTTTCGACAGGCGGGTTCGCAAGGAGCTGTCCCGGGAGGAGGTCGAATATGTCGCAGAGCCCAAACTGGACGGGCTCGCGGTCAATCTGCTGTACCAGGACGGTGTCCTGGTCAGGGCCGCCACCCGCGGTGATGGCGCGGTCGGCGAGGACGTGACCCACAATGTCCGGGTCATCCGGGCGATTCCCCTGCGGCTGAGGGGCGACGGTTTCCCGGCTCATTTCGAGGTGCGGGGCGAGGTTTTCATGCCCAAACAGGGATTCCTGGCTCTCAACGAGCGCGCCCGCGGCAATGGTGAAAAAGTGTTCGTGAATCCGCGCAACGCCGCGGCGGGCAGCCTCCGCCAGCTCGATGCCCGGGTCACGGCCTCGCGCCCGTTGTCATTTTATGCCTACGGCATCGGTGCCTTTCCGGACGACCGTTTACCTGCCACGCAGCACGAGCTCGTCGAATCGTTTAAGCGCTGGGGCCTGCCGGTTTCGCCGGAACTTCGCGTCGTTCAGGGAGCGACCGGCTGCCTCGAGTACTACCGTTCGCTGGGGGAGCGCCGCCACAGCCTGCCTTACGACATCGATGGGGTAGTGTACAAGGTCGACGGCTTGCAGCTTCAGGTCGAGCTGGGATTCGTCTCACGTGCGCCGAGGTGGGCCATCGCGCACAAATTTCCCGCCGAAGAGGCGAGGACCCGGGTACTGGCGATCGACGTGCAGGTGGGTCGTACTGGCGTGCTGACCCCGGTGGCGAGGCTGGAGCCGGTATTCGTCGGCGGGGTGACCATCACCAACGCGACCCTCCACAATGCCGACGAAGTCCGCAAGAAGGATGTCCGGCAGGGAGACACAGTGGTCGTGAGGCGGGCCGGCGACGTGATCCCCGAAGTCGTACGGGTCGTTCCCGAGCTGCGGGAGCCGGGGGCGGAGCCGTTTCACCTGACTGAGCGCTGTCCCGAATGCGGTTCCGCCGTGGAAACAGAGCCGGGCGAGGCGCTGGCCCGCTGCAGCGGCGGCCTGTATTGCCCGGCCCAGCACAAGGAATCCATCAAGCATTTCGCGTCCCGGCGGGCGATGGACATCGAAGGCCTGGGGGACAAGCTGGTGGATCAGCTCGTGGACAGGAAGCTGATCGGAACAGTGGCCGACCTTTACCGCCTGAGCCTGGACCAGCTTGCGGGGCTGGACCGGATGGGAACGAAGTCCGCAGCCAATCTGCTGGAGGCGCTGGAGCGTAGCAAGCGCACCACGCTGGCGCGTTTCCTCTACGCGCTCGGCATCCGCGATGTCGGCGAGGTGACGGCCAAGGCGCTGGCGGATCATTTCGGTTCTCTCGACGCCCTGATGGCGGCCACGGAAGACGAACTTGTGGCGGTCGCGGACGTCGGTCCGGTCGTTAGCGGCCATATCCGGCTGTTTTTCGCACAGGCGCACAACCGCGAGGTGATCGCCCAACTGTTGGACTGCGGCGTGGGCTGGGAAACGCCGGCAGCCGCCCCTGAAGCCAGCGAATTGCCGCTGCAGGGATTGGTCTTCGTGCTCACGGGGACGCTCGCCGCGATGAGCCGGGACGAAGCGCGTGCCCGGCTCGAGGCTCTCGGGGCGAAATGCACCGGCAGCGTTTCCAAGAACACCAACTATGTCGTCGCCGGCGAGGAGCCGGGCTCCAAGCTGGCCAAGGCTTCAGAACTCGGCATTCCGGTGCTGGACGAGGACGCCTTTCTGGCGATGCTCGAACGCGGACGGCCTTAA
- a CDS encoding cell division protein ZipA C-terminal FtsZ-binding domain-containing protein, whose product MDRDTVRIIILVVGVLVIAGIYVWGRYKQKILDTLERSSEFDVFESEEEAEELPWPATEQEDEAGGQFAEAAERPAPAKSGATATEAVAEPLPESGEEPPARHSAALGAPFLIQFSVVKGGGARFPGEGLRDALIDLDLVYGEMGIFHRYDSAYREPLFSVASLVEPGTFPVNDMENFRTPGVVFFFQPAKVSDPLEVFDDLVDTCRGLAAALDGTVLDERRAELTDARVTEMREILVEACEQP is encoded by the coding sequence ATGGATAGAGACACAGTCCGGATCATCATCCTGGTCGTCGGCGTGCTGGTCATCGCCGGCATCTATGTATGGGGCCGTTACAAGCAAAAGATCCTCGATACCCTGGAACGGTCCAGCGAATTCGACGTTTTCGAGAGCGAAGAGGAAGCGGAGGAGTTGCCCTGGCCGGCCACGGAACAGGAAGACGAGGCAGGCGGTCAGTTCGCCGAAGCGGCGGAGCGGCCAGCGCCTGCAAAGAGTGGGGCAACCGCGACGGAGGCGGTGGCTGAGCCCCTGCCGGAGTCGGGTGAGGAGCCGCCGGCAAGACACTCCGCGGCTTTGGGAGCCCCGTTTCTCATCCAGTTCAGTGTCGTCAAGGGCGGCGGCGCCCGGTTTCCGGGCGAGGGCCTGCGCGATGCTCTGATCGATCTGGATCTGGTATACGGCGAAATGGGGATATTCCATCGTTACGACAGCGCTTACCGCGAGCCTCTGTTCAGCGTGGCCAGTCTCGTCGAGCCCGGCACGTTCCCCGTGAACGACATGGAGAATTTCCGCACGCCCGGTGTCGTCTTCTTTTTCCAGCCTGCCAAGGTGTCTGATCCCCTGGAAGTTTTCGACGACTTGGTGGACACCTGCCGCGGGCTGGCGGCGGCGCTGGACGGGACCGTACTGGACGAACGCCGCGCCGAGCTTACCGACGCACGGGTGACGGAAATGCGCGAAATTCTGGTGGAGGCCTGCGAACAGCCGTGA